The following DNA comes from Papaver somniferum cultivar HN1 chromosome 4, ASM357369v1, whole genome shotgun sequence.
CTAGGATATATACTAATTCACTAATTATTAAGTTAATCCTATTTCTTACTAACAGGATATGTTTACGGGTGGAACCGATACAACAGCGACAATCATGGAATGGGCAATGCCGGAGCTTATTAAAAATCCGAAAGTGATGAAAATTGCTCAAGATGAGGTGAGAAGAGTAGTGGGAAACAAATGTAAGTTAGAAGAGGAGGACATTAAACAAATGGACTATCTGATATGCATTGTCAAGGAGATTTTACGACTACATCCACCTGTACCTACTTTAGCTCCAAGAGAATCATCTAAGGGTACCCAAATAGCAGGCTACGATATCCCTCAGCGCACCATAGTTTACATCAATGTGTGGGCAATTCATAGAGATGCTAAACTTTGGGACGACCCAGAAGAGTTTCGCCCTGAGAGATTTATCAACAACCACATCGATTTTATAGGCCACGAATTTGAATTCATTCCGTTTGGGTCAGGAAGACGAGGGTGTCCAGGAATATTATTTGGCCTTATTAGATTTTAGGAGACATAGTTTAATGAATTCACAACTGTgaatattttgtttattcttaTTGATATATATAGTGAATTAGATTACATAGGAATTAACTAAGAAGTTACAACAAATAGAGATATTCTAGGAATATGACTATATTTACGTAAGAATAAAACTAGGAAAGAACTagtaaactgggaaacctagtagACTACAGATATATCGCtaacaccccccctcaagttggaggagTCGATCCACATCGAATACCCAACTTGCTAACCAAATGCTGAAATTGCTTGACACCTAAAGGTTTTGTGAATAAATCTGCAAGCTGTTCAGAAGACTGTAGATGTTGTGGTTTGATTAAGCCGTTGAGCAGTTTTTCTCGGACAAAATAACAATCAATTTCGATGTGCTTCGTCCGCTCGTGGAACACTGGATTTTGAGCAATGTGAATAGTTGCTTGATTGTCACAGGAAACAATTATTGGAAGAATGCAAGGAATTCTTAAATCCTGAAACAAATAACGAAGCCATTGTAGTTCTGCAGTTAAATGTGCAAGGGCCCGATATTCAGCCTCATCAGAGGAACGAGCAACAGTTGGTTGCTTTTTAGATTTCCAGGAAACTGGGTTGTTACCTATAGTAACAAGATAGCCAGTAGTGGATCGTCGGGTCATtggacatcctgcccaatcagatTCGGTATATTCTTTGAGTATCAAAGGAGTGGAAGAGGCCAAAAAAATTCCATGACCAATAGTACCTTTAAGGTATCGTAAAACATGATTAGCAGCATCCAGATGAGAAGAATGGGGACGTTGCATAAATTGACTTAAATAATTCACTGCATAAGTGATATCCGGTCGTGTGACTGTAAGATATAATAGACGACCAATTAAGCGCCGATAAATACTAGGATCTGGCAAAGGTGTACCAGCCTCGGATGTCAATTTCAGGTGCGCATCCATAGGGAACGAAGAGGTGCGCGATCCAGTGAGTCCAGAATCCTTTAGGATATCCAGAATGTACTTCCTTTGACAGAGGAAAATTCCTTTGGAAGAACGAGAAACTTCTATGCCCAAGAAGTATTGTAATTTTCCTAAATCTTTGATTGAGAAATAGGACGCAAGTCTTGATTTGAGAGAAGTGATGAAAATATTATCAGTACCAGTGATAattatatcatctacataaataaGGACAAAAATGGATGTGTTGCCTTTATGAtatgtgaagagagaattatcaCATAATGATTTTTGAAAACCTTCAGCAAGTAACACCGAAGAAAATTTGGCAAACCATTGCCTAGAAGCTTGCTTCAGcccatataaagatttttttaatCGAAGAACTTTGGAGTGGCCCTCAGAACCTAAACCAGGTGGTaatttcatgtaaatttcttcatcaagaTCTCCTTGGAGAAACGCATTATTGACATCAAGTTGATGGAGAGACCAGCCTCGAAATGGCAGCAATGGATAATAGCACACGCATTGTGACGAGTTTAGCAACAGGAGCAAAAGTATCaaaaatcaattccttcttgttgGGTATATCCTTTTGCCACTAAGCGAGCTTTATATCGTTCTATTGAACCATCTGCATTAAATTTAATTTTAAACACCCATTTACAGCCTATTGCCACTTTACCCGGTGGAAGATCAACCTGAATCCAAGTGTCATTGGCTTGTAGAGCAAGAATTTCTTTGGCCATAGCTGCTCTCCATTTAGGGCATAGCTTGGCCTGTGAGTATGTTTTGGGATCCTCCGTAAGAATTACATTAGCGAGGAAAGCTTTATGAGTAGGAGAAAATTTATCAAATGACAAATATTCAGTCATTGGATAAACTGAAGTGGAATTGCATTTTGGAATAGTGCAGTGATAATCCTTCAAGTATGAAGGAGCGGACTTTGTGCGAATTGGCCGTGATGATGATATATCCGTAGAAGGGGAAATTGGTGAAGATGAGGTGCAATGGGAAAGGTCAGAAGAATTATTTCCAGTTTGCAAACGAGAGGATGTCATCTCGGCATTAGTGAAGATAGGCCGAGGATTTATAGAAGAATCCTGTGCCATTGGGACAGGTGACGGCGGTGAAATAACAGATTTTTGTGTAGAGTTATCTCCATGTGGAAGTAAAatggagtcatagaaagcaataTCAGAGTCGCGATCATGGGGAGTGATAGTTGATTGCGGAAGAGAACTGATATCATGAAATGGAAAAATAGTTTCATGAAATACAACATCTCTGGATGTGTGAATTGTCTTGGATTCAAGGTCATATATTTTATAGCCTTTCTGATTATAAGGATAACCAACAAAAATGCCCGATCTAGCACGAGCGTCAAATTTGTGAGATGGACGTGGGTTGCGTCCAaaacaaagacaaccaaaaatCCGTAAATGAGAATAAGACGGTAATGTGGATAATAACATTTCATGAGGAGATTTATGTGATAAAACTGGGGTTGGCATTTTGTTGATTAAATATGCCGCAGTTAATATGCATTCACCCCAAAAATTCAAAGGAACATTAGACTGAAAACGTAAGGCACGAGCTACATTGAGAAGATGTCTATGTTTACGTTCGACAATGCCATTTTGTTGGGGCGTGTAGACACAACTTGTTTGATGCAAAATACCATTCTGATGAAACCAAGATTGTAGtgttttagatttaaattcagaACCATTATCCGAACGAAAAGTTTGAAGTTGAGGAATGAATTTAGTATGATTCCCAGAAGTTATGGTAGCAATCTTGTGTCCATATTGTCGGATTCCAAATTGGAAAAATTTTTGTAGACATGTGAGAGTCTCGGATTTTACAACCATGAGATAAACCCAAGTGCATCGAGTGTAATCATCAACTAAAGTGAGAAAATATCTGGCACCCGTAGAAGATGCTACGGAAAATGGCCCCCAAATATCAGCATGAATTAGCTGGAAAGCATAAGAAGATGTAAAACTACTTTTATTAAATGGTAACCTTGTTTGTTTAGACAAGGGACACACAATACAAGAGTGAGTATTTTTAGAATCAATGCAATCAAAAGTACGAGATAAGAAACGAAAACAATCCTCGCTGGGATGGCCTAATCGGCAATGCCATATATCCATTGGCTTCTTATTTGCAATAAAAGAGAAAACAGAAGGACGTAAGCTAAAATGATATAGGCCCGCAATGCGCctactccatccaatctcctTGTTCGTTTGAAGGTCCTGGAAGACACATGAGTCATGAGAAAATTTAATACAACACTTGGTTGTTTTGGTTAGTTGACTAACCGATATGAGATTGAATTTAAAACtgggaacatgaagaacatcaattAATTTGATTGCTGGGGATAAATCAATATTTCCAATATGGCTCACAGAGGTAAACGATCCATCTGGCAATTGTACTTCAATTGGTTTATCAACCACCTCATAAGTGGTGAAAGATGATATAGAAGAGCATATATGGTGCGTAGCACCACTGTCGACAATCCAGGTAGACAAAGAAGAAGTAAATACATGTGGGAAGGAAGGCAACAGGGCAGTAGAGACCGTACCTGCACAGGTTGCTGCTGGAGAAGACACAGCACTGTTGCTGTTCGGGTTCAGTAGGTGAAGCAGCTGAGCGTACTGCTCAGGAGTGATCGATGGGGCCATTGGAGCAGCAGGTACAGCAACGGAGGCTAGAGTATTGGGAGCAGCAGTGTGGACAGCAGCAGCAACGTGAGAGTTGTGGGCAGCAGCGTTGGAAGAGCCATTGGGATAGCCGTGAAGCTTCCAACAGACCTGGCGTGTGTGACCATGTCGATTACAGTGATCACAAAAGGGTCGAGGTCGTTTGTTGCCATAGGATGGATTCCCAGGGACTGGACGGAAGTGCGAGGAATGACGCTGTGGTCTTGCGTCTGTGTGAGAAGCATTCAAAGCAGCCGATTCAATTAGTGGAACAGCAGCGGAATTTATtccttgttgctcttcttcttggCGTACGAGGTTGTACAACTTAGCAGCCGATGGCAATGGTTCAGTGACTAGGAGTTGGCTTCGCAAGGCAGAGAATCGATCTTGAAGCCCCTGTAAAAACTCCATAGCACGATCTTGATTATGGTGTTCAATAATAGACTTACCAGCATGGCAAATACATGGTGTTGGAGGCCGAAAAGAATCCAATTGATCCCAAAGAGTTTTGAGCTGGGTGTAGTATTGAGCAACCGAATGATGCTCTTGTTTCAAGGTGGAAATCGATTGCTTGATTGTATATAATTTTGTGGCATTGGACTGAGCAAAACGACTCTTCAAGTCCATCCACATCTCATGAGCAGTGTCGAAGGACATTACACTACGACCAATTTCTGGTTCACAGGAATTACAAACCCAACTGCCAACAAGATCATCACAGCGTTGCCAGTACGGTATATCAGCTGGAATGTCTGGCTTAAAAATTGTGCCATCGATGTAGCCTAGTTTGGCCTTGGCACTCAAAGCCTTACGGAAACCACGAACCCAAGTGGCATAGTTTTCACTTGTGAGAACTGGTTGATAGAGAATAGTAGTAGGATTGTCTGCCGGATGAACATAGTAAGGACTAGAAGGATGAAGGTGAGGGTTAGAATCAACAATACCAGTGTTTGTGCTGTTGGTGTTTACAGTTGGATCAGAGATATCACCCATTGGAAGCGATGAAGAGAGAAAATCAATTGCTGTTGTTGAAGCAAGATTGGCTTGGATGACAGCTGATGCCGGGAGAGTCTTAGCCCTGGAGAAGAAATTTCACGGCAGTTGTGAAGAGAACTTGTttctggaaagaaaaaaaactcgttttttttttttttttgtttggagaGAAATACCTAGCACGAAGATACCATATTAGATTTTAGGAGACAGAGTTTAATGAATTCACAACTGTgaatattttgtttattcttaTTGATATATATAGTGAATTAGATTACATAGGAATTAACTAAGAAGTTACAACAAATAGAGATATTCTAGGAATATGACTATATTTACGTAAGATTAAAACTAGGAAAGAACTagtaaactgggaaacctagtagACTACAGATATATCGCTAACAGGCCTCACGGTTGTTGAGTACGGTCTTGCCAATCTCTTATACTACTTCAGCTGGGAACTCCCTGCTGGTGACAACAGAGAGGACCTTGACATGACTGAAGCTTTTGGTCTTACGGTTAATAAGAAGATCCCTCTTAACGTTGTTACGAAAATACCGCTTGGCGACCGAACAAATTAAGTCACGCTTGTGAAAACGGTTTGTCATTGCATTTATTAACCATCGTATCGAACTGGCTCCCTTTTAATAATAGAGAAAGTATAGTAGTATTGCATGCGTCTTTGTTTTCCCGTGACTTGTTTGTTAGAAAAGTTAAGAAATATGTTTGAGTTTTGTGTTTATAAATTCATTCTTTTTCGTGTTTCATTCTTTTTCGGATGTTGTGTTTGAGAATTAAAATTTATAAAAATTGCTGATATATTAGAAATTCATAGATCAAAAATTAATACGTATTGATAATTATTTGACGAATACAATATTCATTCTGTCAAAATGATACCCCAGAGATAATATCTGGGATTAAAATCTGTCAATCATCTTGTCCGCCTTGACTTGAGGATTCaattttgcaagtgattctcTCCCAACGCCCTTGTTGTTGAACTCACATGAATGCTTCTCCGGGTAACGGTGAGCCGAGCAGAATACTGGTCCACACTTGCACTTGATCGCTGTCAATCCCAGTTTCTTGTTACAACTAAAACATCTATTCTTCGCTACAGAACCACTTTTTCCATTACTACTAGATGTTGCTGAATCTGACGATGCTGAACTTGGCGAAGCCGTAGTCTCGTATGCAACAGTAGAATCACTCGAGCCAACTGATTCTGCTTGGGCTGTAAGATCTTTCTTAGGGTTTGCAGATTTCTCGAAAGCCGCTTTGGCTAAAACTGATTGTTCATCTGTCTTGAGTTGATCCCTATAGCACTTGCTACATAAGTTCATATTCGCTGCTGTTCCGAAAAATCCTCATCTGTTTACGCAAAGTATATGCGCTTCACATCCACTAAAACTGTCTTGTGATGCCATCCTTGATTTGgatagtacaaaaaaaaaaagaatattaacAGAAGtctaagaatatttttttttaagaggTGGGTATTTTATAATAGCATGGCCTTGGGCTCATGTACTTATAGTTGTACAATAAATACTGCTTCCTCGTTAGATTAGGAATTAGGATTTCCTATCTCAAATCACTTAAATTTTAGAAGTAGACGTGTATTTCTAAATTATAGTTTTATAGTTTTAAGATTTAAACTCTCAGTTAGGAATGATCtcgaattctcaacagaattCGGAGAAGTGGCTTGGTTTTATAATTGAAATCTCTATTTCAGTCTCCTAATGAGATAGGGTACCTCTGGTACAACAGACGGAGAGTATGAGAAGATGTATGTTGCAGACCTTGTCTTGTAAACGATCAAGTACGTATTAGCAAGAATCACAACCACCAATGGATAAATACTTCATTTGAGTTTGATGGTGCATTCAGTATATACAACCATGGATgcacattgttttttttttttttttcttgttggcAGTATGATGTGGATATATATTATGATAAATGGGTACAAAACTTTGAAGCAGTATATTGCAATAAGTATCCTTCTTGAGCAGAAGAGTTTCCGCCTGGATGATGATACACGTCAAATGGTAACAGCCGATGACCAAACCTGGCCTTGATTATATCAAGGCACACTGGTACATAGACGCAAATTAACAGTATATTAAAGTGGATACACGGGTACTATACTATAAATGTATGTTTGTCAAGGATGTAACTTATCGATGAAAGAAATAGCATCTTATCTTTGGGTCACATCTGAGGTGCATATTCTTTAGCTTGATCGTTCTGGTTCATTCATTACTTTCACCTAATTGTACTGATCATTCTCTACAAGTTAAACtagatatttaaaaaaaaattgctcaaTTATTGATGCTCAGTGTCCCAGTCAGTCACCATGCTCAATTTTACAATATAGTACCTTAATTTTCTCGACATAAGCAAATCAGTTCGTAGGTTTGTAGGTAGTATCATCATGCCATCACTAGCGCAACTAACAAAGGATGGATGCACCATCTCTCCTTTGGTGCAGCACCGattaagagaatcaataaaagAATGTTCAACTTTACACTTGCTATCAGTCTCATTTCTAATACTTGACGTATCTGTTTTACTTCATAGAATTTGTTCACTGtgaaaaagttttttttgttttttttgttttgacacGCTCAGCTGGGTTAAGGAGACCGAACcaacaaaacagaaaaacaaacaaaaagaaaaaacaaaaatagaaaaaaattctatctactcctGACTTTTTTCACTCTCAGAATCTCTTTCTGAGAAGTATCATCTGCCAAAATCTCCTCGAACTCTAAAGAGAAATCCTATTCCTTCAGCTCTTCTCACTGACTAGTAGAATGTAAACCAGCCAAGTAATCTGCAGCCCTATTTGATTCTTTATAGCAATGAGAGACTTTCCAACCatgaaaacaattcttcaaaGACTTTATTCTTCTCCAGATATGCAATACTGGCCAAGTGGGAACCAAATCAGGATTGGTAAGCAAATTATATACAGCCATTGAATCAATGGAGATATAAACTCTGGCTGCACCTTCCTTCTTTGCCATTTCAAGGCCTAATTCCAAACCCTGCATCTCATGAGCAAGTACAGATATAGGAGGAGCAAAACCTCCTTCTATATCTGCACCTCCTTCCTTTTCTAAGAATAGCACCAAAACCTCCAGACTCATTTTTGAGAGACCCATCTGAATTAACCATTATATCTGGATCACAAGGACCCTTCCAAGTAATTGCAGTGATGACTAGAATGATAAAATCTGGAACAATAAAAGAGCAATCTATTCTCCATCTCTGCATAAAATTTCTAGCATGATTACTTTCCACCTCCTGATGACTAGAAGCTGACATTTTAAATCTGACTTCTTGAACAATGAGAAAACTCACAGCATCAGTTGAAGCAAACTAAGTCCTAAAGAGCCTGTTATTTCTCTCCCTCCACATATGGTATATAAATCCATTAAGAACAAGTTTTTTTTTACTATAGAACTGCAGCTATTCCATTTGAAAGCACTAATGCACCAAGCAACCTCCTCATCCCAGTTATTCTCCATCTCCTTAACATAACCCATTTTAAGAAGAAGACCCTTCCAGATAATAGTAGCATAAGGACGAGCATGAAAAAGGTGATCTTCTGTCTAAGGATTACAGTTACATAAAACACATCTATGATCTTGTATCACACCCAATTTAAGAAGCTTCAGTCTTTTTTCTAGTTCAAGCCAAGAGATGAAAGAATGTCGTGGTGTATGATTTTTAAACCAAATGAGACTATGCCAGCTAGGTTTAATATTATGAGAAGATATGCAATTCTAAGTTTCTTTCATAGAGAACTGACCTGATAAGCATGGTTTCCAAATGACCATATCAGAATCAACAATATTAAATTCCACAGAAGCGAGCTCAGTCACTACCTGCACCACATCTTCCTCCATGCTATCAGAATAATCCCATTTTTCATCTTTTATGAAATCAACAACTCTACTCATCTGAGATATATACAAAACTTCTAGCACATGAGGCTCAATCCAATCTTCAAATCTACCTTTGGGATGCCAAATATCTTTCAAGAAATTCAGGGAAGTGCCATCACCAATAATCACCCCAATAAATTGTCTGGCAAGGTCTCGATGATCTAAAATTCTTCTCTAGCACCAAGAGGCTTCTTTAGGTACAGGTAAACTCCAAAAATATTTATCCTTTATTAGATTACACTTCACCTATTCAATCCAAATGATAGTTTTTCCAGAAACAAGGTCCCATATGTGCCTTAAGTTAGCTGCAGCATTAGTAAATTAACTCCAAATCTTTGACTCCCAATCCACCTTCCTCATAAGGATGACACACATTTACCCAGCTGATAGGACTATGCTTCTTCCCCATATTTGGGCCATCCCAAAGGAACCTTTTGAATTTAGTGTTGAGCTCCTTAATGACTCTCTTGGGAAGCACAAAAcaagaaaaccaaaaataaatcATTCCAGCTAATACAGCTTTAATGAGAAAAGCTCTACTAGGGTAGGCTAAGAATATAGTCTTCCAAGATTTGATCCTAACATCAACTTTATTAAGCAGAGGAATGCAGTCCTTATAAGATAATCTTGTAGAGAGCAAAGGGACACCCAAGTATCTAACAGAAATCTCACGTTTTACACAGCCCAAGCAGAGCACAATTTGATCCAAAACCTTATAAGAAGTCTTATGTTTGTTCATGACTAAGCCAGAACAATTACTTAATTGCTCAAGGGCACATTGTAACCTCTCAGCTGCTTGTACTGTTCCTTTGAAAAAAACCAAGACATCATCAGCAAAGCATAAATGGGTTAACCTAGTGAGTTTGCATCTTGGATGGAAACCAAAATTCTGAATATTCACTTGATGGAAGAGAAGCACTGAATATTTCCATAACCAAGACAAATAAATAAGGTGAAAGGGACATCCCTGCCTTAGATCTCTCTTGGCACTAAAAAACCCATAAGGGGAGCCATTAACCATAACAAAAAAACGAGAAGTAGAGAAGCACAAAGATCTCCAGTCGATAAACTTTGAAAGAAATCCAACTCTCTACAGCACCCAGACAATAGCCTCTCAACTCACTGTATCATAAGCTTTCTTCAAATCAACTTTTAGTGTACATCTAGGAGTCCCCTTAGCTCTATGATAATTCCTAACTATCTCATGAGCTACCATAATATTATCTTAAATAGATCTCCCAGAGATAAACTCagattgattagggatgattAAACCAGTAAGAACATGCTTCAtccttaaaaataaaattttagtgATGCACTTGTAGATGAAATTACAACAGGATATGGGTCTAAAATCAGAAACTAAAGAGGGATTTTCAATCTTAGCAATAAGAGTAATGAAATGCTATTTACCTCTTTAAGCATTTTAGATTTAGAGAAAAAATTCTGAATAGATGCAACAAAATCATCCCCCACAACATCCCAACAAGCTTTGAAAAATGGCTAGAAAACCCATCTGACCCTGGAGCTTTATTTGAACTAATAGAAGCTAAAGCATTAACCACTTCCTCTCTAGTAACATTCTTTACCATCTCTGAGATATCATCTTGATTAACACAACAGGGAatattaatattttcaaaattacagccactagtccagaaggggctataaatgacgattgaagtctgttatataacatgatttatcacggttttcatatgttattcgaaccgttatttatttggtgtgacttTTTATAAATGACGAAAAGAAAACATTATTAAATATGACGAATAATATTTGTGGTTTAAAGTCACACACAAAAACTGTTATTTAGTACCACGGTTATTGTATGTCAAATATAATAACGGTTGATGCCTATTATAAAGGTGGCGTTTAGTGTCGCGGTTATTAATTCAGATTTTGGTAATCTGATGTTCATTCAGTTTCAGATCTGAATTCTGAGATGTGGTTTATTTAAAACTTATATTTGGTTCAGCTGAATCTTGAGGTGATtaaaaaataaatcctaaaacaaCAGTTCAATCAAAAtaacatttttattaattttcaaaaaaGTAGAATCTCAGGtacaattttaaaaataaattctgGCTACCCGAAATCACATATTGAAcactaaaactgaattcaatctacTATCACCTATCCACTCTAATTTGGTCACTCTGCTCCTGGAGTTATGTTAGCTTTTGGCCATTTAATCACACCACACCCTCAAACATCTTCAAGTACTCCATTCATGATTCATCAATCTTGCAGTCATATTCGACATCATTTGGCGGATTTGCTTTATCAACATATGCACATGCAGCCGGTTCTTTCCTGAAGTTCCTCAAAAAGCAAACTTAAAACGATGAACGTGCTGTTGGCAGCTCGACCATCACCATGAAGTAAACAAGGAAAATCGGATACACAAGCTTTAGCTGGCATATTGCATCAAAACCCCTTCCCTTCTAAATTGTGCCTCCTGAAAGTACATCACAAACCTCATCAGCTATCTGATGCATGCCATGGGAATCAAAATTTAGCCACTAAAAGAACATCGGAAGTCCTAAGGGCAATAATAGACACATGAGTTCCTTACTAAACCTTACACTGTCTTCATTTTTTCTCTATTAAAAATTCGAAATGCAAAGATCACTTTTTTGTGTCTATCTAAGAGGGTGGTGGAAGTATTTGTTGGCATTGGATTTGGCTTGAGATGAAGTAACATATGGAAATGGAACTTTACCTTGAAATGAGGTAGCCAGTTGGGTCATCTTCTAAAGCTCTTCGGGTGATATCTGGCCAATCATGCTTGAGGCAGTCTTAATCATGTCTAGTAACACACCTTCGGCACTTGAACCACCCAAAGCCACCAGACTGTCGGGATCAACTTGTGAAATATTCTGAAATGACCTGTTAAAATAACAAGTAATAAACAAATAGATATCAGCCGATGTGTCTGCAACAACATAAACTAATAGTTATTCAGCTGAGAAACATTAGAATCCACTAGGCGACTCATGTACTAACCAAGATATGGAAATATGTAGACATAAGCTAAACATTTCAACATTTATGGTCACGTGAATCCGTATGTTAAGCTTGTCTCCATCGACAAATAGCCTTTAAATTCACTTTATCATGTGCCAAGACTAGGAAAAACGCAGAAGAAACGTTCAGTGTCCACTTTTCAGATCTTGATCAGCACTCGGATGATTCCAACTGTATCATACACCACATGATTCATAAATAAGCATGGATGGAAGTTTTAGATAATGTTGAAAAGGAGATATAACTGCAATTATAATTTAAGCTCATAATTTAAGTTGTAATCGTCTGTCCAAGAGG
Coding sequences within:
- the LOC113273705 gene encoding zinc finger A20 and AN1 domain-containing stress-associated protein 1-like — protein: MNLCSKCYRDQLKTDEQSVLAKAAFEKSANPKKDLTAQAESVGSSDSTVAYETTASPSSASSDSATSSSNGKSGSVAKNRCFSCNKKLGLTAIKCKCGPVFCSAHRYPEKHSCEFNNKGVGRESLAKLNPQVKADKMIDRF